The Thalassoglobus sp. JC818 genome includes a region encoding these proteins:
- a CDS encoding arabinan endo-1,5-alpha-L-arabinosidase, which yields MQVRVRDVDEGVEISRGLAETIALKVVVRYFEAVDGRVVAVRLVTIANRRRLRKSRACSSISGGRMMASEAKLSWRLSKLAAIFLVLSNANWLFGQTTTGDGEECGCQGRIEESFGSLQSGSPAFSVHDPSKIIVQDDVLWGFGTGRGVRSFYSTDCETFQRGPSVFSESPEWVEDVVPGHDGRFWAPDVIVLDDRILVYYSVSSFGKQSSAIALASCSNLSTEAGETEWRDEGIVIQSRPGDNFNAIDPTIWKASDGTLWMALGSFWGGIYLIQLDPETGLRMGDDDLMIPLAFHEQIEAAGLFERDGYYYFFVNWGWCCRGVNSTYEIRVGRSRKITGPYFDRDGVDLRLKGGTEVLSTEGAMIGPGHGEVLVCEGQQFLSFHYYDGDANGRPRLGILPLKWSEDGWPIVRMPEAE from the coding sequence GTGCAAGTCAGGGTGCGGGATGTCGACGAAGGTGTGGAGATTTCTCGCGGGCTTGCGGAAACGATTGCGCTGAAGGTGGTTGTTCGATACTTCGAAGCTGTCGACGGTCGTGTTGTTGCCGTCAGGCTGGTTACAATTGCGAATCGAAGACGATTGAGAAAGAGCAGGGCGTGCAGTTCAATTTCTGGAGGTCGAATGATGGCAAGTGAGGCGAAGTTGTCTTGGCGATTGAGCAAGTTGGCAGCGATATTCTTAGTGCTGTCAAACGCGAATTGGCTGTTCGGTCAAACGACAACAGGTGATGGCGAAGAGTGTGGTTGTCAGGGGAGGATTGAGGAGTCGTTCGGCAGCTTACAGTCTGGCTCGCCAGCATTTTCTGTGCATGACCCTTCGAAGATCATTGTTCAGGATGATGTGCTGTGGGGCTTTGGGACCGGGCGTGGAGTTCGGTCTTTCTATTCGACTGATTGTGAGACGTTTCAGCGTGGGCCTTCTGTTTTCTCAGAGAGTCCAGAATGGGTAGAGGATGTTGTTCCCGGTCACGATGGCCGCTTCTGGGCACCGGATGTGATTGTCCTTGATGATCGCATTCTTGTTTACTACAGCGTGTCGTCGTTCGGGAAGCAGAGCAGTGCGATTGCGTTGGCCTCGTGTTCAAACCTTTCGACAGAAGCTGGGGAAACCGAGTGGAGGGATGAAGGAATCGTCATTCAGAGTCGACCTGGAGATAACTTCAACGCGATCGATCCGACGATCTGGAAGGCTTCGGATGGCACGCTGTGGATGGCTCTCGGTTCATTCTGGGGAGGCATCTATCTCATTCAGCTCGACCCGGAAACTGGATTGAGAATGGGGGATGATGACTTAATGATTCCATTGGCATTTCACGAGCAGATCGAGGCAGCCGGACTATTCGAACGCGATGGCTATTACTATTTCTTCGTGAACTGGGGATGGTGCTGTCGCGGCGTTAACAGTACCTATGAGATTCGGGTTGGGCGAAGTCGGAAGATCACGGGACCGTATTTCGATCGCGACGGAGTCGATTTACGTCTGAAAGGTGGAACGGAAGTGCTTTCAACTGAGGGGGCGATGATTGGACCGGGGCACGGAGAGGTTCTGGTCTGTGAGGGGCAACAGTT